The following proteins are encoded in a genomic region of Hirundo rustica isolate bHirRus1 chromosome 3, bHirRus1.pri.v3, whole genome shotgun sequence:
- the LOC120750264 gene encoding interferon-induced very large GTPase 1-like, whose translation MASQEDTREGDAKAQLLAGELEKEGLDAGYWLPKVSQILGIEGREALQHLEYKDYLRLECEVRHPWEKKALQKLLKIPDEKTTAKEVQKEHLEKTKQRQEMAKQALNDLTEMLNSSNQSQDAVREKAETLWQAMEIPKEFWAPPKKPLADMLQSMQKQLEQQDLSAVRMENIPDTEVLRRASGGLALQGIYRTSRPEDVLATREQLLRVPEGFQLTGPEQGSLLERKEFSSSAAESTFTKSMEQLGFSMSVSAKAGFWGINLGAGVDHSSSSQSQDTHQSHSEQSYFCTTVYQYIPLASCYFQRHQLRLSDAALQELQDMEQLLCFTQEDNNALLERCERFFSRFGSHINQGPLHFGGIFWWKASTEGFQGEQREEMKQQTSEALNSFLRMSYGGFLANAAGSLDVSKSSSKASVQGRAGDSSHTAIQLYVVNTGGPPDTASLPQWKTGLMSDNTTWCVIDRGFELVPVWDVILYNHSRDFKSVGQMSRALLDAYKELTNQSIGTTFGKEREIAMQEARDFMGTVKTWEVTVDERNLLRLMKLKDDLNARTRNPSVWINVCLSDKALQDFLVNTVRSCQESPPENTSSIKVMLRSLLDPHIYSVKDFPEASFIMQWIFQTGHQLPSSPKVSELGDLIKTLQQMKEHIHAVTYAPASSDSAVHEAKIEATLTSSLAVYSLLQSLQERAQKDMELLVLLIASSTGYQVESSTFQHLLGHPEIQYMAKEMAAAHEEYVNLKEQDADRAEASLLLLGLTVTPESQELSPEQKRERLVFMEDHMKGLWSPRIKNLLQKHSGGTDWERLERDLCSLISGCLDEKLDEERMRNILSELEAAFQTPEPPCQSQSKSDSVESKSDEANANQEFLKLLKRLGLQSHYPRKMRMGNFYTICKTSLQDSQPSKDTELPCYFLQKLLIGDYQVRYLTCWDQNNPGLESMSESTEQEDEPSESFENFLDLEEAAPECANKDGHVHPMDLQMAIFHCADDFLRQTLATKLAFCQLALPLLVPNPCTSRIEFPLYALSHIQRSWKEAKSGKEARTKSYNNKLIFQAQTPIVSFIRIGSSASSSKSQLLNALLSKRKHDTFFHRHCRGSTRERLLMEGVVEIAWYCPRGSPDDTFERCVAFCNLHGDARDHGAQLQFLQEISAVNVALVSDLEHMDNRGKKLLQDLWQSQRPLICLLTEKENVATVRRSKKLKIGIKNRNEAELMDQLNKKIRNLLEGSSSHFSLNASVDKARQHGFIVDIDQPACVTAKAKAKELVDLLKKEKLSEIKSQLLPLQGKLWYQWCKKDKELTRLQEKGNKSIEHHRSQIEYEKNVIRRKQIEQAFPLNPLMKPFLGFLQAQPADTKKYFLQWMKVFMDELSCGRLEELRRDYHELWSEIRTGKKNPENNSVDSELRNQLDSISDELNDSSVGLEHLLREVGQIYEALQLMETKNYNYVKLPEIAAELMVLGYPVELMDGDASYLPLQWVGAIFDSLIERLGDKRVFVLSVLGIQSTGKSTLLNAMFGLQFNVSAGRCTRGAFMQLIPVGEELQQDLGFDFVLVVDTEGLRAIEMANKQSLNHDNELATFVIGVGNLTVINIFGENPSEMQDVLQITVQAFLRMKKVNLSPSCIFVHQNVSEPTAKEQNMEGQRRLQEKLDEMTVVAAQQEFCDISSFSDVIGFDVNTHIHYFAHLWEGNPPMAPPNPSYSQNVQQLKSKILQAAQKQSQRSILRLSSLKVRIGDLWNALLNENFVFSFKNSLEIAVYRRLESAFSQWTWKLRSHILDLQMRLDNRIRNGDLQNVTREELEVLVQETSDAIEKKVEKYFSEDKDHEILLQWKSSTELKLKELKEALLHETKKKCENLIELQKEQRKLDARKLEYEDELLRRSRELAVTLKGKSLSERELKDNFTLVWNKWIAEVSHAPCPPERVDIDAEIEDVLLEHFKEPGFHERIQSFPKDRGFSFDKEKYMTKKKYLGFSQDHWNISNADVINFQYITNNIIAGVRANIDKKEQEKRDYSQSFIHEILNEVQEGVNSVPSSAKCTFNREYSIDLSLHLCKMAAERFKAMHNAFQKANDPVVYLSSKREDFFQCFQISCQGATSITTFAGFLCDKIEPALCRAVYERTAKDIAEDMQGRFPDFRGNRANLEVCILRYLAEQENFEYFKQYLRFPKEFFQSYIETRVKSHCLDGSGRLERFLDSSLNLLFEKILSAVSSSTQIVKDRKDREGKVSLWLDEFCRELTEVISLPRSDLRGIEHQEVTDIEFLSSAMAEALGDLRDRLMKEFADSDMSLFSTQPHTILAEQFSGCWEQCPFCGALCTNSMQGHDGDHQVDFHRPQALVGVTSWVCLPDTEYHTQELLIDICSSLVASDCKFRFPGGPWMPFKTYRDAGYPYSTWKILPDSSMQAYWKWFVSHFRTQLEALYNGKFQGREEIPEAWHRITKKEALSKLEECRPFPQ comes from the coding sequence ATGGCTTCACAGGAGGACACAAGAGAGGGGGATGCAAAGGCACAGCTCCTGGCCGGGGAATTAGAGAAGGAGGGATTGGATGCTGGATACTGGCTGCCCAAAGTGTCACAGATCCTGGGAATCGAGGGCAGAGAAGCACTGCAACATCTGGAATATAAAGACTACCTCAGGCTCGAGTGTGAGGTACGACACCCCTGGGAGAAAAAGGCACTCCAGAAACTCCTGAAAATACCAGATGAGAAAACAACCGCTAAAGAGGTGCAGAAGGAGCACTTGGAGAAGACAAAGCAAAGGCAAGAAATGGCCAAACAAGCCCTGAATGATCTGACTGAAATGCTCAACAGCAGTAACCAAAGCCAGGATGCTGTGAGGGAGAAAGCAGAGACTCTGTGGCAAGCCATGGAGATTCCCAAGGAGTTCTGGGCACCACCAAAGAAACCCTTGGCAGATATGCTGCAGAGCatgcagaagcagctggagcagcaggatttgTCAGCAGTCAGGATGGAGAACATCCCTGACACAGAGGTGCTGAGGCGGGCGTCGGGGGGACTGGCCCTGCAGGGCATCTACAGAACCAGCAGACCTGAAGATGTGCTGGCAACGcgagagcagctcctcagggttCCTGAGGGATTCCAGCTCACTGGTCCGGAGCAAGGATCGCTGCTTGAGAGGAAGGagttctcctcctctgctgcagaatCCACTTTCACCAAGTCCATGGAGCAGCTGGGGTTCAGCATGAGCGTTTCTGCCAAAGCCGGATTCTGGGGGATTAATCTGGGAGCAGGTGTAgatcacagcagctcctcacagtcACAGGACACCCACCAGTCCCACTCCGAGCAGAGTTACTTTTGCACCACCGTGTACCAGTACATCCCCCTGGCCTCCTGCTACTTCCAAAGACATCAGCTTCGCCTCTcggatgcagctctgcaggagctgcaagACATGGAGCAGCTTTTGTGCTTCACTCAAGAGGACAACAACGCCCTGCTGGAGAGGTGTGAGAGGTTCTTCAGCAGGTTTGGGTCCCACATAAACCAGGGTCCCCTTCACTTTGGAGGGATATTCTGGTGGAAGGCATCCACAGAAGGATTCCAAGGcgagcagagagaagagatgaagCAACAAACATCTGAAGCACTGAACAGCTTTCTCAGGATGAGCTATGGGGGCTTCCTGGCAAATGCTGCGGGTTCCCTGGATGTTTCCAAATCCAGCTCAAAGGCTTCTgtccagggaagagctggagacAGTTCCCATACAGCAATTCAGCTCTATGTGGTCAACACAGGGGGCCCACcagacacagcttctcttcCTCAGTGGAAAACGGGGCTCATGTCTGATAACACAACGTGGTGCGTTATCGACCGTGGCTTTGAGCTGGTCCCAGTGTGGGATGTCATTCTATACAATCACAGCAGGGATTTTAAGTCTGTGGGTCAGATGAGCAGAGCCCTCTTGGATGCGTACAAAGAGCTGACAAATCAGAGCATAGGCACCacttttggaaaggaaagagaaattgcAATGCAAGAGGCCAGAGATTTCATGGGGACTGTGAAGACCTGGGAGGTGACGGTGGATGAAAGAAATCTGCTCAGGCTGATGAAGCTAAAAGATGATCTGAATGCAAGAACCAGGAACCCCAGTGTGTGGATCAACGTGTGCCTGTCAGACAAAGCCCTGCAGGATTTTCTGGTGAACACCGTGCGCAGCTGCCAGGAGTCACCTCCAGAAAACACCAGCTCCATCAAGGTAATGTTGAGAAGCCTCCTGGATCCTCATATTTACTCTGTCAAGGACTTCCCTGAGGCTTCCTTCATTATGCAATGGATCTTCCAGACTGGGCACCaacttcccagctctcccaaagTCTCTGAGCTTGGAGACCTCATCAAAACACTGCAGCAAATGAAGGAGCACATCCATGCTGTCACCTACGCACCAGCAAGCTCTGATTCTGCCGTTCATGAAGCAAAGATAGAAGCCACCCTGACCAGCAGTCTCGCCGTTTATTCCTTACTCCAGTCTCTCCAGGAACGGGCtcagaaggacatggaactgttggTGCTCTTGATTGCGAGCAGCACAGGGTACCAGGTGGAAAGCAGCACTTTCCAGCACCTCCTTGGACACCCAGAAATTCAGTACATGGCCAAGGAAATGGCAGCGGCACATGAGGAGTATGTGAACCTGAAGGAGCAAGATGCCGACAGAGCTGAGGCCTCCCTTCTGCTGTTGGGTCTGACTGTGACACCCGAAAGTCAAGAGCTGTCCCCTGAGCAGAAGAGGGAGCGATTAGTTTTCATGGAAGATCACATGAAAGGCTTGTGGTCCCCACGGATAAAGAATCTCCTCCAAAAGCACAGTGGAGGCACAGactgggagaggctggaacGGGACTTGTGTTCCTTGATCAGTGGGTGCTTGGATGAGAAATTGGATGAAGAGAGGATGCGGAACATACTCAGTGAACTGGAAGCCGCTTTTCAAACACCAGAGCCCCCCTGTCAATCCCAATCCAAGTCAGACAGCGTTGAATCCAAATCTGATGAAGCCAATGCAAACCAGGAGTTCCTGAAGTTGCTCAAGCGCCTTGGACTCCAAAGTCACTATCCAAGAAAAATGAGGATGGGAAATTTCTACACCATCTGCAAGACatctctgcaggacagccagCCCAGCAAGGACACAGAACTGCCATGTTACTtcctgcaaaagctgttaaTCGGGGATTACCAGGTGAGGTACCTGACTTGCTGGGATCAGAACAACCCAGGCCTAGAATCCATGTCAGAAAGTACAGAGCAAGAGGATGAACCATCAGAGTCCTTTGAAAACTTTCTTGATTTGGAGGAAGCAGCCCCTGAATGTGCAAACAAGGACGGCCATGTGCACCCCATGGACCTGCAGATGGCCATTTTCCATTGCGCTGATGATTTCCTCAGACAGACCCTTGCAACCAAGCTGGCCTTCTGCCAACTGGCGCTGCCCCTGCTGGTGCCCAACCCGTGCACTTCACGCATCGAGTTCCCGCTCTATGCCCTCAGCCACATccaaaggagctggaaagagGCAAAGTCAGGAAAGGAGGCCAGAACAAAGAGTTACAATAACAAACTCATCTTTCAGGCACAGACACCCATCGTGTCCTTCATCCGCATTGGcagctcagcctcctcttccaaGTCTCAGCTCCTGAACGCTCTGCTGAGCAAACGCAAACACGACACTTTCTTCCACCGCCActgcagaggcagcaccagAGAGCGTTTGCTGATGGAAGGGGTGGTGGAGATCGCCTGGTACTGCCCCCGTGGAAGCCCCGATGACACCTTTGAGCGCTGCGTGGCTTTCTGCAACCTGCATGGAGATGCCAGGGATCACggagcacagctgcagttcctgcaggagATATCTGCTGTCAACGTGGCTCTCGTATCTGACTTGGAGCACATGGACAACAGGGGGAAAAAGCTTCTGCAGGACCTGTGGCAGTCACAACGGCCTTTGATTTGTCttctcacagaaaaagagaatgttGCCACTGTCAGAAggagtaaaaaattaaaaatagggaTCAAGAACAGAAATGAAGCAGAACTGATGGACCAGCTGAATAAAAAAATTCGGAATCTTCTGGAAGGGTCTAGTTCGCATTTCAGCTTGAATGCCTCTGTGGACAAAGCTCGCCAGCACGGATTCATAGTGGATATAGATCAACCTGCATGTGTGACAgccaaagcaaaggcaaaggaGCTGGTGGACcttctgaagaaagagaagctgTCTGAGAtcaaatcccagctgctgccacttCAAGGAAAACTGTGGTACCAGTGGTGCAAAAAGGACAAGGAACTCACTCGCTTGCAGGAGAAGGGGAATAAGAGCATTGAGCATCATCGCAGCCAAATTGAATATGAGAAGAATGTAATAAGAAGAAAGCAAATCGAGCAAGCTTTTCCTCTCAACCCACTGATGAAACCATTCCTTGGCTTTCtccaggcccagccagcagataccaagaaatatttcctgcagTGGATGAAGGTCTTTATGGACGAGCTGTCCTGTGGTCGCCTCGAAGAACTGAGGAGAGACTATCACGAGTTATGGTCTGAAATCcggacaggaaagaaaaacccgGAAAACAACAGTGTGGATTCTGAGTTGCGGAATCAGCTGGATTCCATCTCTGATGAACTCAACGATTCATCCGTTGGCCTGGAGCACCTTCTGAGAGAAGTAGGGCAGATTTATGAAGCTCTGCAATTAATGGAGACAAAGAATTACAATTATGTCAAATTGCCGGAAattgcagcagagctgatggtTTTGGGGTATCCTGTGGAACTGATGGATGGGGACGCTTCTTACCTGCCCTTGCAATGGGTGGGAGCAATCTTTGACAGCTTAATTGAGAGGCTGGGGGACAAACGAGTGTTTGTGCTCTCCGTGCTGGGCATCCAGAGCACCGGCAAATCCACCCTGCTGAATGCCATGTTTGGGCTGCAGTTCAATGTCAGCGCAGGGAGATGCACCCGCGGAGCCTTTATGCAGCTCATCCCAgtgggtgaggagctgcagcaagacTTGGGCTTTGATTTTGTGCTGGTGGTTGACACAGAGGGACTTCGTGCCATCGAGATGGCCAATAAACAGTCCCTGAACCATGACAACGAGCTGGCCACCTTTGTCATTGGTGTTGGCAACTTGACTGTGATCAATATCTTTGGAGAAAATCCGTCAGAAATGCAAGATGTTCTGCAGATCACTGTGCAGGCTTTCCTGAGGATGAAGAAAGTCAATCTTTCCCCAAGCTGCATCTTTGTCCACCAAAACGTCAGTGAACCAACTGCCAAGGAGCAGAACATGGAAGGACAAAGGCGtttgcaggaaaagctggatgAAATGACCGTGGTAGCAGCTCAGCAGGAATTCTGTGACATCTCCTCCTTCAGCGATGTCATTGGCTTTGATGTGAACACCCACATTCACTACTTTGCTCACCTGTGGGAAGGAAACCCCCCAATGGCACCACCCAACCCCAGCTACAGCCAGAACGTCCAGCAACTAAAGAGTAAAATCCTCCAGGCTGCCCAGAAGCAGTCACAGCGAAGCATTTTGAGGCTCTCGAGCCTGAAAGTTCGTATTGGTGACCTCTGGAATGCTTTGCTGaatgaaaactttgttttcagcttCAAGAATTCCCTGGAGATTGCTGTGTACAGGAGACTGGAAAGTGCCTTTAGTCAGTGGACCTGGAAGCTGCGGAGTCACATCTTAGACCTACAGATGAGACTGGACAACAGAATTCGCAATGGGGACTTGCAGAATGTCACCAGAGAAGAGCTTGAAGTTCTGGTGCAAGAGACAAGTGATGCCATTGAGAAAAAAGTGGAGAAGTATTTCAGTGAAGACAAAGACCATGAGATACTGTTGCAGTGGAAATCAAGCACAGAGCTGAAGCTGAAAGAACTAAAAGAGGCTCTTCTTCATGAAACgaaaaagaaatgtgagaaTCTCATTGAGCTacagaaggagcagaggaaacTGGATGCAAGGAAGTTGGAATATGAAGATGAGCTCCTGAGAAGGAGTAGGGAGCTGGCTGTGACTCTGAAAGGGAAGAGCCTCAGTGAGAGAGAACTGAAGGACAACTTTACTCTTGTCTGGAACAAGTGGATTGCAGAAGTCTCCCATGCTCCTTGTCCTCCAGAACGGGTGGATATTGATGCAGAAATTGAAGATGTCCTTCTAGAACACTTTAAGGAGCCGGGTTTCCATGAACGAATCCAGTCATTTCCCAAAGACAGAGGATTTTCCTTTGACAAGGAGAAATACATGacaaagaaaaagtatttaGGCTTTAGCCAAGATCATTGGAACATTTCCAATGCTGATGTGATCAACTTTCAATACATCACAAACAACATCATCGCAGGTGTGAGGGCTAACATTGATAAGAAGGAACAGGAGAAACGTGATTACAGTCAAAGTTTTATCCATGAAATACTCAATGAAGTCCAGGAAGGTGTGAactctgtccccagcagtgcAAAATGTACTTTTAACAGAGAGTACAGCATAGATTTGTCTCTGCATCTGTGCAAAATGGCAGCAGAAAGGTTTAAAGCTATGCACAACGCATTCCAAAAGGCAAATGACCCAGTCGTGTACTTGAGCAGCAAGAGAGAAGATTTCTTCCAATGTTTCCAGATTTCCTGCCAAGGAGCCACTTCGATCACAACTTTTGCTGGTTTCCTTTGTGACAAGATTGAACCAGCTCTTTGCCGGGCGGTCTATGAGAGGACGGCTAAGGACATTGCTGAGGACATGCAGGGCAGATTCCCAGATTTCAGGGGCAACAGAGCCAATCTGGAAGTTTGCATCTTGAGATACCTGGCAGAACAAGAAAATTTTGAGTATTTCAAGCAGTACCTTAGGTTTCCAAAAGAGTTTTTTCAGAGTTACATTGAGACACGAGTGAAGAGTCACTGTTTAGATGGGAGTGGGAGGCTTGAGAGGTTTTTAGATTCCTCCCTTAATCTTCTCTTTGAAAAGATCCTGTCAGCTGTTTCTTCATCAACCCAAATtgtcaaagacagaaaagacagagaaggcAAAGTTTCTCTTTGGCTGGATGAATTTTGCAGGGAACTGACAGAGGTGATCAGCTTGCCCAGAAGTGACCTGAGGGGCATCGAGCACCAGGAGGTCACAGACATTGAGTTCCTGAGCAGTGCCATGGCAGAAGCTCTGGGTGACCTGAGGGACAGGCTCATGAAAGAATTTGCTGATTCTGACATGAGCTTGTTTTCAACACAGCCTCACACCATCTTAGCAGAGCAGTTTTCGGGGTGCTGGGAACAGTGTCCATTTTGTGGGGCTCTCTGCACAAACAGCATGCAGGGACATGATGGAGACCATCAGGTGGACTTCCATCGCCCACAAGCTTTGGTGGGAGTCACATCATGGGTCTGTTTACCTGACACTGAGTATCATACACAAGAACTGTTAATTGATATTTGTTCCAGCCTTGTTGCAAGTGACTGCAAATTCCGTTTTCCTGGCGGCCCGTGGATGCCCTTCAAGACATACCGTGATGCAGGTTATCCTTATTCCACTtggaaaattcttcctgattCATCCATGCAGGCATACTGGAAATGGTTTGTGTCTCATTTCAGGACACAGCTGGAAGCTCTGTACAATGGGAAATttcagggaagagaagaaatccCTGAAGCGTGGCATAGAATTACCAAGAAGGAAGCACTGTCCAAGCTGGAAGAGTGTAGGCCATTTCCACAGTAA